The proteins below come from a single Streptomyces sp. M92 genomic window:
- a CDS encoding NmrA family NAD(P)-binding protein: MIVVTGATGALNGATVEHLLKRIPADRIGVSVRDVAKAHHLADRGVRVRQGSYDDPAALRESFAGAEQVLLVSGNDPAADLVGLHRNAVEAAVAAGAQRILYTSQLAAVPGNPYPPSGTHIATEAILAESGVAWTALRNGAYGTLDEVLGPWQRTGRVARPEDGPVPYTDRADVAEAIAVILAGDRSFDGPVDLTAPTAVTLDDLAKIAADLTGRTVKRVVLDDEQWVADQIAIGVPEQMARLMLTWYQAARAGHFAEAGPLLAELLGREPLSVTDRLAAGITA; the protein is encoded by the coding sequence ATGATCGTTGTCACCGGTGCCACCGGGGCTCTGAACGGGGCCACCGTCGAACACCTCCTCAAGCGCATACCCGCCGACCGGATCGGCGTCAGCGTCCGCGACGTCGCCAAGGCGCACCACCTCGCGGACCGCGGTGTACGTGTGCGGCAGGGCTCCTACGACGACCCGGCCGCGCTGCGCGAATCCTTCGCCGGTGCCGAACAGGTGCTTCTGGTGTCCGGCAACGACCCGGCGGCCGACCTGGTCGGCCTGCACCGAAACGCCGTCGAGGCCGCCGTCGCGGCCGGTGCCCAGCGGATCCTCTACACGAGCCAGCTCGCCGCCGTCCCCGGCAACCCGTACCCGCCGTCGGGGACGCACATCGCCACGGAGGCGATCCTGGCCGAGTCCGGAGTCGCCTGGACCGCACTGCGCAACGGCGCCTACGGCACCCTGGACGAGGTGCTCGGCCCGTGGCAGCGGACCGGGCGGGTCGCCCGGCCGGAAGACGGTCCCGTCCCGTACACCGACCGTGCCGACGTGGCCGAGGCCATCGCCGTCATCCTCGCCGGTGACCGCTCCTTCGACGGCCCGGTCGACCTCACCGCGCCCACCGCCGTCACCCTGGACGACTTGGCCAAGATCGCCGCCGACCTCACCGGCCGCACCGTCAAGCGTGTCGTCCTGGACGACGAACAGTGGGTCGCCGATCAGATAGCGATCGGCGTCCCGGAGCAGATGGCCCGCCTCATGCTCACCTGGTACCAGGCAGCCCGGGCCGGTCACTTCGCGGAAGCCGGTCCCCTGCTGGCCGAACTCCTCGGCCGCGAGCCCCTCAGCGTCACTGACCGGCTCGCAGCCGGCATCACCGCCTGA
- a CDS encoding DUF3291 domain-containing protein — translation MTRLALYTFGVLKSPLADPAPLTREFYEIGEAVYREMSQRSGYLARAEPAEWDRGALFGADWGAWGEFVAPAWYDNGHTPETTALASTLSLWTELRLAFDAIYTGLHHEALSRRYDWFERTGHPNYVFWWVPDGVTPTWHDGVSRLEHLHDHGSAPRAFTFHESFAPDGTPSRHGADCRHLSSVRALPRRRPGAVRRG, via the coding sequence ATGACCCGCCTTGCTCTGTACACATTCGGCGTCCTGAAGTCACCTCTCGCCGATCCCGCACCTCTCACGCGCGAGTTCTACGAAATCGGCGAGGCCGTCTACCGGGAGATGAGTCAGCGCTCCGGATACCTCGCGCGAGCCGAACCGGCGGAATGGGACCGGGGAGCGCTCTTCGGGGCGGACTGGGGTGCGTGGGGGGAGTTCGTCGCGCCGGCCTGGTACGACAACGGTCATACGCCGGAAACCACCGCCCTGGCGTCGACCCTCTCGCTCTGGACCGAGCTGCGCCTCGCCTTCGACGCCATCTACACCGGTCTGCACCATGAGGCGCTGAGCAGGCGCTACGACTGGTTCGAGAGGACGGGACACCCCAATTACGTGTTCTGGTGGGTCCCCGACGGCGTGACACCCACCTGGCACGACGGGGTCTCCAGGTTGGAGCATCTCCACGACCATGGCTCCGCGCCCCGCGCCTTCACCTTCCACGAGTCGTTCGCCCCGGACGGAACTCCGAGCAGGCACGGGGCCGACTGCCGGCATCTCAGTTCGGTTCGTGCCCTGCCCCGGCGGCGGCCCGGCGCGGTTCGACGCGGCTGA
- a CDS encoding GNAT family N-acetyltransferase, which translates to MITSLVDSVRAVPAAEWERLARPAGFYLSHRWLAGEEDDFTARCAYALVRDRAGTLLAAAPLYLVRHEPNDYYLPGTVLPAPPWPRVIAGARRGYHNTPLVARGLEAAERDGCLMLLRDAARHFADRHGTTHWWPYLTTPAAEQLAPLYPGRPLHLEDDALIPLPGTGIDDYIDSLPSRRRTGIRRERRAFAAAGLDVRHQALADCLNDAGALLAGHQQDHGHDRDGVDAMTGLLERQAAAMGDEARVVAAYDGRRMTGFCLYYHYGATTWIRAVAVDRRHPAPHLYFNLMYYLPVEDAYTHGTTALHAGMTTVEAKRRRGASVSGLWALADQWRGWDRSG; encoded by the coding sequence TTGATCACGAGCCTCGTCGATTCCGTCCGCGCCGTTCCCGCCGCCGAGTGGGAGCGCCTGGCCCGGCCGGCCGGCTTCTATCTCTCCCACCGGTGGCTCGCCGGTGAGGAGGACGACTTCACCGCCCGGTGCGCGTACGCGCTCGTCCGGGACCGCGCGGGCACCCTGCTCGCCGCCGCGCCCCTCTACCTCGTACGACACGAACCGAACGACTACTACCTGCCCGGCACGGTGCTGCCCGCGCCCCCGTGGCCCCGCGTGATCGCCGGAGCACGGCGCGGCTACCACAACACGCCACTCGTCGCCCGCGGCCTCGAGGCCGCGGAGCGGGACGGCTGCCTCATGCTGTTGCGCGACGCCGCACGGCACTTCGCCGACCGGCACGGCACCACGCACTGGTGGCCGTACCTCACCACGCCGGCCGCCGAACAGCTCGCTCCTCTGTACCCCGGCCGTCCCCTCCACCTGGAGGACGACGCCCTCATCCCGTTGCCCGGCACGGGCATCGACGACTACATCGACTCCCTGCCCTCGCGGCGCCGTACCGGAATTCGCCGCGAACGCCGTGCCTTCGCCGCGGCCGGCCTGGACGTACGCCACCAGGCGCTCGCGGACTGCCTGAACGACGCGGGCGCACTGCTCGCCGGCCATCAGCAAGACCACGGGCACGACCGGGACGGTGTCGACGCGATGACCGGGCTCCTCGAGCGGCAGGCCGCGGCGATGGGCGACGAGGCGCGTGTGGTGGCCGCCTACGACGGGCGTCGGATGACCGGGTTCTGCCTGTACTACCACTACGGGGCGACGACATGGATCCGCGCGGTCGCCGTCGACCGGCGCCACCCCGCCCCGCACCTGTACTTCAACCTCATGTACTACCTCCCCGTCGAAGACGCCTACACCCACGGCACCACCGCCCTGCACGCGGGCATGACGACCGTCGAGGCCAAGCGCCGGCGTGGCGCGTCGGTGTCCGGGCTGTGGGCACTGGCCGACCAGTGGCGGGGCTGGGACCGCTCAGGCTGA
- a CDS encoding SRPBCC family protein: MSTVKEAVEVEVPVHTAYNQWTQFEEFPRFMEGVEEVRQLDERRNHWTTKISGVKREFDTEIVDQLPDERITWRTTEGDSQQKGTVRFQRLDDTHTRVELVMEVDPTGTVEKTGDMLGVLDRRVKDDMRRFKEYIEGRGGESGAWRGRISPGE; the protein is encoded by the coding sequence ATGAGCACGGTCAAGGAAGCGGTGGAAGTCGAGGTCCCCGTGCACACCGCCTACAACCAGTGGACCCAGTTCGAGGAGTTCCCGCGGTTCATGGAAGGGGTCGAGGAAGTCAGGCAGCTCGACGAGCGCCGCAATCACTGGACCACCAAGATCAGCGGAGTGAAGCGCGAGTTCGACACCGAGATCGTCGATCAGCTCCCCGACGAGCGCATCACGTGGCGCACGACCGAGGGTGACAGCCAGCAGAAGGGCACGGTGCGCTTCCAGCGGCTGGACGACACGCACACCCGGGTCGAACTCGTGATGGAGGTCGATCCCACCGGTACCGTCGAGAAGACCGGTGACATGCTGGGAGTACTCGACCGGCGGGTGAAGGACGACATGCGGCGTTTCAAGGAGTACATCGAAGGCCGCGGCGGCGAGTCCGGAGCATGGCGCGGGCGCATCAGTCCGGGGGAGTGA
- a CDS encoding TetR/AcrR family transcriptional regulator yields the protein MPSEPRLRADARRNSEQIRSAAIGAFQGRGLTVPLEEVAKAAGVSKATIFNRFGGRIGLIEAVIEEVVATELFAVIESARTIDDVGERIAYYLTALRDLQYRQPSVNDVLLQTYPHSQQLMDICRAGSEANDEIVAAARAAGALRPEFTAGDLHALVIDTALALKHGERPHRDDYDRRTAYLLDGIRPRRSAAS from the coding sequence GTGCCTTCGGAACCCCGGCTGCGCGCCGACGCCAGGCGCAATTCCGAGCAGATCCGCTCCGCCGCGATCGGCGCCTTCCAGGGGCGGGGCCTGACGGTGCCGCTGGAGGAGGTCGCCAAGGCGGCGGGGGTGAGCAAAGCCACGATCTTCAACCGGTTCGGCGGTCGGATCGGCCTCATCGAGGCCGTCATCGAAGAGGTCGTCGCGACGGAGCTGTTCGCCGTCATCGAGAGCGCTCGGACCATCGACGACGTCGGTGAGCGGATCGCGTACTACCTCACCGCGCTCCGCGACCTCCAGTACCGCCAGCCCTCGGTCAACGACGTCCTGCTGCAGACGTACCCGCACTCACAGCAGCTCATGGACATCTGCCGGGCCGGGAGCGAGGCCAACGACGAGATCGTCGCGGCGGCGCGGGCCGCCGGCGCGCTGCGGCCGGAGTTCACGGCGGGCGACCTGCACGCTCTCGTCATCGACACCGCCCTGGCCCTGAAGCACGGCGAGCGGCCGCATCGGGACGACTACGACCGCCGCACCGCCTACCTCCTGGACGGGATCCGCCCGCGCCGGTCCGCCGCAAGCTGA